The following coding sequences lie in one Myxococcus xanthus genomic window:
- a CDS encoding HAMP domain-containing sensor histidine kinase has protein sequence MRLRTFLTLGAVLLAVLGLGSAGGLFWMTTLLQRQTTSLIDAAERVRAAAELEITLLLLQYAHEVEGIGPTDIGPRVGVDALVREVPERLAHVEMYTETEAERGLVAASRASVEAYLNAPEPDRRRRLAQAVDATRAVMDSSIARARTARDEATAVRRTGRLLGTLLAVSVLTGVVLFLTIAQTSIYRPLVAIRRALSAFKSGRRESRVARAGPPELQEIGAEFNDMAETVTSQDARQLQFLAGVAHDLRTPLNALKLSAQMLLRAKTAPPPEKVRDSLVRISNQVDRLERMVGDLLDRTRIEAGNLELRLEECDLRGLVEEVVELHRPSSEQHRLEYSVPDSPVPWRCDSTRLSQVLTNLVSNAIKYSPEGGVVSLRLESSERDVSVSVTDEGVGIPPGDLGTLFEPFTRSRTAAKDIPGVGLGLSVSRRIARAHGGDIEVESVVGTGSTFRLRLPR, from the coding sequence ATGCGGTTGCGGACCTTCCTCACCCTTGGAGCGGTACTCCTTGCGGTTCTGGGGCTGGGGTCCGCGGGTGGGCTCTTCTGGATGACCACCCTGCTGCAGCGGCAGACCACCAGCCTCATCGACGCCGCGGAACGGGTGCGCGCGGCGGCCGAGCTGGAAATCACCTTGCTGCTGCTCCAGTACGCTCACGAAGTGGAAGGTATCGGGCCCACGGACATCGGGCCGCGCGTCGGGGTGGACGCGCTGGTGCGCGAGGTGCCGGAGCGGCTGGCCCATGTCGAGATGTACACGGAGACGGAGGCGGAGCGCGGGCTGGTGGCGGCTTCCCGCGCGAGCGTCGAGGCCTATCTCAATGCGCCGGAGCCGGACCGGCGGCGCCGGTTGGCGCAGGCAGTGGATGCGACGCGGGCGGTGATGGACTCCAGCATCGCGCGGGCGCGCACGGCTCGCGACGAGGCGACCGCCGTGCGGAGAACGGGGCGGCTCCTTGGCACGTTGCTCGCGGTGTCGGTGCTGACGGGCGTGGTGCTGTTCCTCACCATCGCGCAGACGAGCATCTACCGGCCGCTGGTGGCCATCCGCCGCGCGTTGAGTGCGTTCAAGTCAGGCCGGCGTGAATCCCGGGTGGCGCGCGCGGGGCCGCCAGAGCTCCAGGAGATTGGCGCGGAGTTCAACGACATGGCGGAGACCGTCACCAGTCAGGACGCGCGGCAACTCCAGTTCCTCGCGGGCGTGGCGCACGACCTGCGCACGCCGCTCAACGCACTGAAGCTGTCGGCGCAGATGCTGCTACGGGCCAAGACGGCGCCTCCGCCGGAGAAGGTGCGGGATTCGCTGGTGCGCATCTCCAACCAGGTGGACCGGTTGGAGCGCATGGTGGGCGACCTGCTGGACCGGACGCGCATCGAGGCGGGGAACCTGGAGCTGCGGCTGGAGGAGTGTGACTTGCGCGGGTTGGTGGAGGAGGTGGTTGAGCTCCACCGGCCGTCCAGCGAGCAGCACCGGCTGGAGTACTCCGTGCCGGACTCGCCCGTGCCCTGGCGGTGTGATTCGACGCGGCTGTCGCAGGTGCTCACCAACCTGGTGAGCAACGCCATCAAGTACTCGCCCGAGGGTGGGGTGGTGTCGCTGCGGCTGGAGTCCTCGGAGCGCGACGTGTCGGTGTCCGTGACGGATGAAGGCGTGGGGATTCCGCCCGGCGACCTGGGCACCCTCTTCGAGCCGTTCACGCGCAGCCGGACCGCGGCGAAGGACATCCCCGGCGTGGGCCTGGGGCTCTCCGTGTCCCGCCGGATTGCCCGGGCGCACGGGGGGGACATCGAGGTGGAGAGCGTCGTCGGCACGGGCTCTACGTTCCGGCTCCGCCTGCCGCGCTAA
- a CDS encoding (2Fe-2S)-binding protein has protein sequence MSFTLNVNGREHAVDAPEDTPLLYILRDELGLHGARYGCGVGQCGSCTVLSNGSPLRACVVPAATLSGRNLTTVEGLRAPDGTPHPLHNAFVAEQAGQCAYCIPGMVVTAAALLKEKPRPTEAEIRAALDANLCRCGSHNRIVRAIQRAAEELAR, from the coding sequence ATGAGCTTCACCTTGAACGTCAACGGCCGGGAGCACGCCGTCGACGCGCCCGAGGACACGCCCCTCCTCTACATCCTGCGCGATGAACTGGGACTTCACGGAGCCCGGTATGGCTGCGGCGTGGGCCAGTGCGGCTCATGTACGGTGCTGAGCAATGGCTCACCGCTGCGCGCCTGCGTCGTGCCGGCGGCCACGCTGAGCGGCCGGAACCTCACCACCGTGGAGGGCTTGCGCGCGCCGGATGGGACACCGCACCCGCTCCACAACGCCTTCGTGGCCGAGCAGGCCGGCCAGTGCGCCTACTGCATCCCCGGCATGGTGGTGACGGCGGCGGCCCTGCTGAAGGAGAAGCCCCGGCCCACCGAGGCGGAGATTCGCGCGGCGCTGGATGCCAACCTGTGCCGGTGCGGTTCACACAACCGCATCGTCCGAGCCATTCAGCGCGCCGCGGAGGAACTGGCGCGATGA
- a CDS encoding xanthine dehydrogenase family protein molybdopterin-binding subunit, protein MSLRLSRREVLQGSLVLAFALTGPRALGAALEEAGLPGSLRRTRDLDAWLRIGADGVVTLKTGKVELGQGILTALGQLCADELDVSISRLTFISGDTELSPYEGTTAGSNSVSQGGTAVRYASAEVRAILLAMASKQLGIPVEHLRVRDGTIRAGGGKGASISYWSLVGGKALNRKATGTVKPKPPIERHHAGRSVPRVDLPGKISGEASFVHDYRPANLVHGRVIRAPSQGASLTEVDAAPVEQMPGVRKVVRDGDFLGVLATKEWQAIQAAAALASSARWREQATLPPDPYTWLLEQPSQDSVIEDTVRPTDVAPTHTIEARYLRPYQMHGAIGPSCAVAEWDGERLTVHTHSQSVFDTSAAIARMLRVPVDRVHGKHLPGSGCYGHNGADDVAADAALLARALPGHAVRVQWSREDEHACEPYGSAMVMKVRAGVDAEGNVLDWDYALWSTPHSTRPGGHPGNLLAGRSLASPFSMPMPRNGGPPNYAADRNAIPLYGFPGRKVTTHLVTRMPLRVSSLRGLGAYGNIFAIESFMDELAHAAKVDPVAFRLRQLHDARAKAVIQKAAERFGWTTAPRPQGHGRGIGFARYKNLASYCAVCIEVRVDPRTHAIQLLRAVLAADAGEVVNPDGLANQLEGGLIQSLSWSLKEAVRYDAQRVTSRDWRTYPILTFSEVPPIEVALIERPGEPLLGVGEASQGPTSAALANAIFDATGARLRELPLTPERLAAALQTR, encoded by the coding sequence ATGAGCCTCCGCCTGAGCCGCCGCGAGGTGCTCCAAGGCTCGCTGGTGCTGGCCTTCGCCCTCACGGGCCCACGCGCATTGGGCGCGGCACTGGAAGAGGCCGGGCTTCCCGGGAGCCTGCGGCGCACCCGCGACCTCGACGCGTGGCTGCGCATCGGCGCGGACGGCGTCGTCACGCTGAAGACGGGGAAGGTGGAGCTGGGCCAGGGCATCCTGACGGCGCTCGGGCAGCTCTGCGCGGACGAACTGGACGTCAGCATCTCGCGGCTGACCTTCATCTCCGGCGACACCGAGCTGTCGCCGTACGAAGGCACCACCGCCGGCAGCAACTCCGTCTCCCAGGGCGGCACCGCGGTGCGCTACGCGTCCGCCGAGGTTCGCGCCATCCTCCTGGCCATGGCCAGCAAGCAACTGGGCATCCCGGTGGAGCATCTGCGCGTCCGGGACGGCACCATCCGGGCTGGCGGCGGGAAGGGTGCCTCCATCTCGTACTGGAGCCTCGTCGGCGGGAAGGCACTGAACAGGAAGGCGACGGGCACGGTGAAGCCCAAGCCTCCCATCGAGCGCCATCATGCGGGTCGCTCGGTTCCGCGCGTGGACCTGCCGGGCAAGATTTCCGGCGAGGCGAGCTTCGTGCACGATTACCGGCCCGCCAACCTGGTGCACGGCCGCGTCATCCGCGCGCCGTCCCAAGGCGCCTCGCTCACGGAGGTGGACGCCGCGCCGGTGGAGCAGATGCCCGGCGTGCGGAAGGTGGTGCGTGACGGCGACTTCCTGGGCGTCCTCGCCACGAAGGAGTGGCAGGCCATCCAGGCCGCGGCGGCGCTCGCGAGCAGCGCCCGCTGGCGCGAACAGGCCACCCTGCCCCCGGACCCGTACACCTGGCTGCTGGAGCAACCCAGCCAGGACAGCGTCATCGAGGACACGGTGCGGCCCACCGACGTCGCGCCCACGCACACCATCGAGGCGCGTTACCTGCGGCCGTACCAGATGCACGGTGCCATTGGCCCGTCCTGCGCGGTGGCGGAGTGGGACGGCGAGCGCCTCACGGTGCACACCCACAGCCAGAGCGTCTTCGACACCAGCGCGGCCATCGCGAGGATGCTCCGCGTCCCGGTGGACCGGGTCCACGGCAAGCACCTGCCCGGCTCCGGCTGCTACGGCCACAACGGCGCGGACGACGTCGCCGCCGATGCCGCGCTGCTCGCGCGCGCCCTCCCCGGCCACGCGGTGCGCGTGCAGTGGTCCCGCGAGGACGAGCACGCCTGCGAGCCCTATGGCTCCGCGATGGTGATGAAGGTGCGCGCGGGCGTGGACGCGGAAGGCAACGTGCTGGACTGGGACTATGCGCTGTGGTCCACGCCGCACAGCACCCGGCCTGGAGGCCACCCGGGAAATCTGCTGGCGGGGCGTTCGCTCGCGTCGCCCTTCTCCATGCCCATGCCCCGGAATGGCGGACCGCCGAACTACGCCGCGGACCGGAACGCCATTCCGCTCTACGGCTTCCCGGGCCGGAAGGTGACGACCCATCTCGTCACGCGAATGCCCTTGCGCGTCTCCTCGCTTCGAGGCCTGGGGGCCTACGGCAACATCTTCGCCATCGAGTCCTTCATGGATGAGCTGGCCCACGCCGCGAAGGTGGACCCGGTGGCCTTCCGGCTCCGGCAGCTCCACGACGCGCGCGCGAAGGCGGTCATCCAGAAAGCAGCGGAGCGCTTCGGCTGGACCACCGCCCCCAGGCCCCAGGGCCATGGGCGCGGCATCGGCTTCGCGCGCTACAAGAACCTCGCGAGCTACTGCGCCGTCTGCATCGAAGTGCGCGTCGACCCTCGGACCCACGCCATCCAGCTGCTGCGCGCGGTCCTGGCCGCCGATGCGGGCGAGGTCGTCAATCCGGATGGGCTCGCCAACCAGCTCGAGGGCGGGCTCATCCAGTCGCTGAGCTGGAGCCTGAAGGAGGCGGTCCGCTACGACGCCCAGCGCGTCACCTCGCGAGACTGGCGCACGTACCCCATCCTCACCTTCTCGGAAGTCCCGCCCATCGAGGTCGCGCTCATCGAGCGTCCTGGAGAGCCCCTCCTGGGTGTGGGTGAAGCATCCCAGGGCCCCACTTCGGCTGCGCTGGCCAATGCCATCTTCGACGCCACGGGGGCCCGGCTGAGGGAGCTGCCGCTGACGCCGGAGCGGCTGGCGGCGGCGCTCCAGACACGCTGA
- the nhaA gene encoding Na+/H+ antiporter NhaA: protein MSTTTPPGQPPLPPEAWAPLLRLSKLARWPLERFLHIEAASGILLLVAAALALLWANSPWAESYASFWHTPLGLRVGDFTFERSLEWVVNDGLMAIFFFVVGMEIRREVHQGELSEWRRAALPAAAALGGMLAPAGIYLLLADAPATRSGWGVPMATDIAFAVGILTLLGSRVPPALRVLLLALAVIDDLGAIIVIAVFYSSGVAVTGLLVAALGIVGVFAMQRFGVRSKWAYVVPAFVAWAGVYSAGIHPTIAGVIIGLITPVRTWLGPEGFVTGARTELEHIAQAQPGELSSHHLSETLRRVDAARREAMSPSESLIATLHPWVAFGIMPVFALANAGVSISSEPLDAASWTVALATATGLLVGKPLGVIGACWLALRLRLATLPKGLGMRELLVLGSTAGIGFTMALFIAQLAFTETKLLAAGKLGVLAASGAAAVLSLVLGRWLLTASARPGAARSADEAERSTAL, encoded by the coding sequence ATGTCGACGACCACGCCACCGGGGCAGCCTCCCCTTCCGCCCGAGGCCTGGGCCCCACTGCTTCGCCTCTCCAAGCTCGCGAGGTGGCCGCTAGAGCGCTTCCTCCACATCGAGGCAGCCAGCGGCATCCTGCTCCTCGTGGCGGCGGCGCTTGCGCTCCTATGGGCGAACTCTCCCTGGGCGGAGAGCTACGCGAGCTTCTGGCACACGCCGCTCGGGCTCCGCGTCGGTGACTTCACCTTCGAGCGCAGCCTCGAATGGGTCGTCAACGACGGCCTGATGGCCATCTTCTTCTTCGTCGTGGGAATGGAGATTCGTCGCGAGGTCCACCAGGGCGAACTGTCCGAGTGGCGGCGTGCCGCGCTCCCCGCCGCGGCGGCGCTGGGGGGCATGCTCGCGCCAGCGGGCATCTACCTCCTCCTGGCGGACGCTCCGGCCACGCGGTCGGGATGGGGCGTTCCCATGGCAACGGACATCGCGTTCGCGGTGGGCATTCTCACGCTCCTCGGGAGCCGAGTCCCGCCGGCCCTGCGCGTGCTCCTGCTGGCGCTCGCGGTCATCGACGACCTGGGCGCCATCATCGTCATCGCGGTGTTCTACTCATCGGGCGTGGCCGTCACCGGGCTGCTCGTCGCGGCGCTGGGAATCGTGGGTGTCTTCGCGATGCAGCGGTTTGGCGTGCGCTCGAAGTGGGCCTACGTCGTTCCAGCGTTCGTCGCCTGGGCGGGCGTCTACTCCGCGGGGATTCATCCGACGATCGCGGGCGTCATCATCGGGCTCATCACGCCGGTGCGCACCTGGCTCGGTCCGGAAGGCTTCGTCACCGGCGCCCGGACCGAACTCGAACACATCGCCCAGGCGCAGCCGGGCGAGCTGTCCTCCCATCACCTCTCGGAGACCTTGCGCCGGGTCGATGCCGCGCGCCGTGAGGCCATGTCCCCTTCGGAGAGCCTGATTGCCACGCTGCATCCGTGGGTGGCGTTCGGCATCATGCCGGTGTTCGCGCTCGCGAACGCGGGGGTGTCGATTTCCAGTGAGCCGCTCGATGCCGCGTCGTGGACCGTGGCCCTCGCGACGGCCACCGGGCTCCTGGTGGGCAAGCCCCTGGGCGTGATTGGGGCCTGCTGGCTGGCACTGCGCCTGCGGCTCGCGACGTTGCCGAAGGGCCTGGGCATGCGGGAGCTGCTGGTGCTGGGAAGCACCGCGGGCATCGGCTTCACCATGGCCCTGTTCATCGCGCAGCTGGCCTTCACGGAGACGAAGCTGCTCGCCGCCGGGAAGCTGGGGGTGCTGGCCGCGAGCGGGGCCGCCGCTGTCCTCTCGCTCGTCCTGGGACGGTGGCTGCTCACCGCTTCGGCGCGGCCCGGCGCCGCGAGGTCCGCGGACGAGGCGGAGCGTTCGACGGCGCTGTAA
- a CDS encoding alpha/beta hydrolase, protein MARRTLREQVMRTSMKCVGLLLLVLGGACASTRPAVTEPVPPHQTFTIESVKLKEPRHITIYLPPGYTTSAEGRFPVLYMPDGGLKEDFPHLATTVDTAIRAGELRPLIIVGIENTVRRRDMTGPTTVASDLEVAPVTGGSATFRAFIHEELLPEVERRYRVTQERAIIGESLAGYFIVETFFLQPDLFDTYLALSPSLWWNAESLVKGAGEWFAARPDLRAGLYVSSANETDDIVPAVARLQDVLRTSAPAGLKWEVEPRPDLRHDNIYRKSSPSVLRKWLPPVVAAESAP, encoded by the coding sequence ATGGCTCGTCGAACACTGCGGGAGCAAGTGATGCGGACATCGATGAAGTGCGTGGGGCTGTTGTTGCTCGTACTGGGGGGCGCGTGTGCGAGCACCCGGCCCGCGGTGACTGAGCCCGTGCCTCCCCACCAGACGTTCACCATCGAGTCCGTGAAGCTGAAGGAGCCCCGCCACATCACCATCTATCTTCCGCCGGGCTACACGACGTCGGCGGAGGGCCGCTTCCCGGTGCTCTACATGCCCGACGGTGGCCTGAAGGAGGACTTCCCGCACCTGGCCACCACCGTCGACACGGCCATCCGCGCGGGTGAGCTGCGGCCCCTCATCATCGTGGGAATCGAAAACACCGTGCGGCGGCGGGACATGACGGGCCCGACCACGGTGGCGTCGGACCTGGAGGTCGCCCCCGTCACGGGAGGCTCGGCGACGTTCCGAGCCTTCATCCACGAAGAGCTGCTGCCGGAGGTGGAGCGCCGCTACCGGGTGACGCAGGAGCGGGCCATCATCGGCGAGTCGCTCGCGGGCTACTTCATCGTGGAGACGTTCTTCCTCCAGCCGGACCTGTTCGACACCTACCTCGCGCTGAGCCCCAGCCTGTGGTGGAACGCGGAGTCGTTGGTGAAGGGCGCGGGTGAATGGTTCGCGGCACGGCCGGACCTGCGCGCGGGACTTTATGTGTCCTCCGCCAATGAAACGGACGATATCGTCCCCGCCGTGGCGAGGCTCCAGGACGTCCTCCGAACCAGCGCGCCCGCGGGCCTGAAGTGGGAAGTCGAACCCCGGCCCGACTTGCGTCATGACAACATCTACCGGAAGAGCTCGCCCAGCGTGCTGCGCAAGTGGCTGCCTCCCGTGGTGGCCGCCGAAAGCGCGCCCTGA
- a CDS encoding VOC family protein — translation MKVSRPRKLFLNLPVADLKRSVDFFTKLGFEFNKDFTDEHATCMVVGEDAFVMLLTHTRFKDFIKKPLHDAHQTTAGTYALSATSREDVDELVKTALANGGSPAADAMDMGFMYGGSFYDPDGHHWEVAWMDPNQMPPQ, via the coding sequence ATGAAGGTCAGCCGTCCCCGTAAGCTCTTCCTCAACCTGCCCGTGGCCGACCTGAAGCGGTCGGTGGACTTCTTCACGAAGCTGGGCTTCGAGTTCAACAAGGACTTCACCGACGAGCACGCCACCTGCATGGTGGTGGGCGAGGACGCGTTCGTGATGCTCCTCACGCACACCCGCTTCAAGGACTTCATCAAGAAGCCACTGCACGACGCGCACCAGACCACCGCGGGCACCTATGCGCTGTCCGCGACCAGCCGCGAGGATGTCGATGAGCTGGTGAAGACCGCGCTGGCGAACGGCGGTTCGCCCGCTGCGGACGCCATGGACATGGGCTTCATGTACGGCGGGAGCTTCTACGACCCGGACGGTCACCACTGGGAGGTGGCCTGGATGGACCCGAACCAGATGCCTCCGCAGTAG